In the genome of Triticum urartu cultivar G1812 unplaced genomic scaffold, Tu2.1 TuUngrouped_contig_4641, whole genome shotgun sequence, the window CGCCGGCGCGGCGCCGCCGTCGTCGCCACCGTGAGTCAGCGCCACCCAGTACCCGCCCCGCCCGTCCGAGCGCACGTTGTCCGGGAACCCCGGCAGCTCCCCGAACGTCTCGTTCCTGCCGGCCTTGGGCCCGCGCACCCAGTACCGGCGTAGCTCGGACAGCGCCGTGTGCGACACCACGACGTGCGACCCGTCCGCGCTCACGGCCACGCCGTTCGGGTAGGACAGGCCGGCGTGGAGCACGGCGACGCGGCGCGTCCGCGGGTCGTACCGGAGCAGCCGCCCGGTCTCGTCGCCCAGAGCCACCACCAGTAGGTACTCGCTGCGATGTACACCAGGAAGACCGTCATGCATACGCCCTCTATAAAAGGTATACTGCATCGTAATAACTTTGCAAAAGCAAGACAAAATTAACTAACAGCCCGGTGAATCAAGTACTTCCTTTTTCTCTCAAAAATAAATTCATCATAAAATATATTTTAATATACAACTTACGTCGGAGAGAGTACATATATTGACGCAATTTTCGGCAAATTTGGTCAAATAAATTTTAGTGTATGTCAAGATTTATATGCACCTTCTTCGGTATGTGCTGCTGCTGTCCGTGAAGTAGACGTCGCCGCTCTTCTGGTCGACGTCCAGGCCGTTGAGGAAGTTGAAGGGCACGCCGCCGGCTTCCGTCGCCACCACCTGCACCAGCCCACCGCGCGCCGGCACCCTCAACAGCCCCAGGTAGGCGTCGGCGACGTACAGGTCGCCGGACTCGTGGTGGAACTGCAGCCCCAGCGGTCGGCCGCACACACTCTCCGGCACCACCAGCTTCTTCTTCGGCGCGCACATCCCCACGCTCCTGCACAAGACACCAACGCACACAGGTGTGCAAAGGTTATGACCACTACGTACGTGCATGTATGTACAATGGATGCACAGGATCGATGCTTGCTTGTGTCTGAAGTTGTACGCGAACTCGGTCCAGCCGAGGCGGCGGCCGCGCCACTTGAAGACGCGGCCGGCGGGGCCGGCGGCGGAACGCCCACCGAGGGCGAGGCCGGGGTCCATGGACCTGGTCTCGTAGGACGTCTCGGCAGCGGGCGCGGCGGCAGATGCCACTGCCATGAGAGGCAAAACGAGAAGCACTACAAGAAAGGAAGCCGCATACAAGGGCAAACAAGAGTACGCCATGGCCTCAGTCGCGTCGTCTTCCCTCTGCGTGCACTGGCAGCGACGAGCTACTTGCTACCTAAGGCGTCTAGCTCACCCTGCGTAGCGCGTTAATGGCGGCCGCTTGGATTCTATCTCAAATGGTATAGGTGCATTTATAGAGAGTTCGCCCTACAAAAGAGTAATCCCACCCAGACCAAACGAAAGCTGGTTGATGGGAGTGAGGGCACCTTCAACGCGTATCACCAAACGACCATCATCAAATTTCCACGGACACATCCGGATAGGTTCACGGACACCCCACCATTCAATCGTGCCCCTCAAATTCAGACTGTGAGATATGAAAGTGAGCCAATTTAACCGATAGGAGAAAGAGATGAGTGGTAGGATCGAAAACATGTTTTAGAGCACCCGCACCCAGACATTTCTTATCTAGCCATCCATTCTCCGCATCGAGATTCATGCAGGTacatttctcttttttgtttctcttATATAGAACATATCTTAAAGTTCAAACCTTCGCAGAACAATAAAGCTTTCTAACTAGAATCTAGGATAAAACTTTTAGATTTTTTCGTCCAACATAAATATACAAAATGAGTTTTGTTTGATTAAAAGATCTTATTTTTAGTATTTATGTCGGACCAAAAATTCTGAAAGTTTTATCCTACATTctagaaaaaaaattgttgcgcTGCAAAGTTTTAAGTTCAAGACATGTTCTATGTGAAataaacaaaaaaggaaaaaaatcatGTAGAAAGTTAGTTGTGTCGCACGGATTTCAAAGCGATATTGGAGAGCCAGAATAACAAGGCCCGGGTGTAGGTGCTCAAAAAATATGCATCGGACATAGGATGTGGAAGAAGTGGTACAACTGATAGTGGGTTGGACGGACATCCGAATTCCCAAGAGGTTCCCCAATTTGAAGACAATTTGTGAGATTTGAGTGTCCGGACAAGTCTATACCGACCCTTTTTTTTATGGAGAAAGTCTATACCGACCTAGTGAGCCATGTAGGATGGCTAAAAGTGTTCGGCCATCCGGTTCAAATATTTTGCGGGTGTTTTGATGATCCATGTTGAAAATGCTCTCAAATTTTTCTGTTTTCTGGTGTGACCGGCTTCATGTTTTAAGCTGCTAGATTCCAAGCAGAGCCTAGATATATTTGGTAGACCTGGACTGCTTTATTTTCGACCGACTATCTAAGATGTCTTTGTTTCTTAAATACCAAGTACAATATAGATGGATATATCGATATAGACCACCATCACATGCGCACACAAACTCACAGAACATGCTGAAGTTGGAGTTCTGAAACTTCAAAGGATGTTCCCCTTCATATCACACCGAAAGAATATTATAACTTAATGAGATTCACGTGGCGCCAAATCATCCAACCATTGTAGTTTTATCCCTGGTGGACCGGGGTACAAGAGGGGTTTACATTCACTATCTTAATATACTATTTTTTTAAAAGAAGGATGTACCCCGGTCtctctgcatctgggcgatgcatgctgccattttattaattattcataaAGACCTTATAA includes:
- the LOC125528110 gene encoding protein STRICTOSIDINE SYNTHASE-LIKE 10-like, whose translation is MAVASAAAPAAETSYETRSMDPGLALGGRSAAGPAGRVFKWRGRRLGWTEFAYNFRHKSVGMCAPKKKLVVPESVCGRPLGLQFHHESGDLYVADAYLGLLRVPARGGLVQVVATEAGGVPFNFLNGLDVDQKSGDVYFTDSSSTYRRSEYLLVVALGDETGRLLRYDPRTRRVAVLHAGLSYPNGVAVSADGSHVVVSHTALSELRRYWVRGPKAGRNETFGELPGFPDNVRSDGRGGYWVALTHGGDDGGAAP